From the Palaemon carinicauda isolate YSFRI2023 chromosome 4, ASM3689809v2, whole genome shotgun sequence genome, the window gatactatactccccatttttttttgtggcgatattataatcacttttttttaattttttttttttggtggcgatattataatcaccattttttttttttttttttttttttggtggcgatattataatcaccattttcctttttttattttttttgtggtgatattataatcaccatttttcttttttttttttgggggggggggggggtggcgataTGATCCCCagattttgtcatattttgtgttGCGGTATAATagctctttagtttttttttccagccctgctttctcgtctcttgaagggcgaatctattcaactggctatcccatattaaatccccagtctgctcaccagaaatttctttatgaaataatTCCTTCAACTCGGGGTGTATTTGAGAGAGACCTTCTACAAGTTGAGTAATAGcataattcttattatttaatTCCATCTCTAGGTTCATATTTCTTTCTATCATAGCTTGATACTTCTCCTTATTaattgcaaattcgtctgccacggaagttagattcctaatttcttcttccagaattttattcttctcgtcggccTTCATCAACGCATTTCTTGTGGTCCTCTCCTCCGAGAGGTCTCTCTTCAGTTgtctattctctgctttaacaccagcaacttctttccagagtttttcgagttcctcctcagccatttccagGTCGCACACCACGTCTTTTTTAATTAatagttcagtcttcaatttgcttttctcatccaggacagtatccaatttagttcctattctgtagacctcctcgactgcagcattaagttcactttctaaagctgcGCTTTGACCAACGTTTTCGGTCTtcagtctcttgttttcagccttaacactgtccagttcagcccagagtgttcggatctcattatcagcactttcgacgtattcctccaagtcgctcttttccagAAGTTTCTCGTTGGCTGTCTCGAGATCTCCTGCTACTCTTTCCAGcctcttctcgagtatccgaatttcctgacgggcattttctaattccttttctatATATGCCTTGGCGAAAAGCTCATCACAAATTTGATCGTTTCGatcttcagctttttctagacttacaaaaAGCGACTCTATAATCTTATTTGCTCTATgtaaatcatcaattaaagctaagttaccgatgttattacatacctcaatttctcctacctgaaCAAATGTCTTGGCcgaaagctcctctcgaagttcatcgaTTTGACTTTCAGCTTTCTCTAAGCCTTGCCATAAGACCCTTAATTTTCTTATCAGCTCTATCTAAATCTGCATTTAAAGCTGATATGGCTATGTTGTCCgtagataactcaatttcttctgtCTCTGCGCCacgcacctcttcacagatgcgttgtaagtcattggccgtttccgtttcttggtgtattctagcgaagaaatcatcaaacaactgaattccCTCTTCTGCTCCACCCAACTCCTCACTTAGATCCTTTTTCGATGCttcctccaattgtgcgtgttccttagtttgtccggcaacataatttgccccatcgtagactgctggatgcagtctctccatttcctcccgatccatcaaatccaagaattttcTGCTTCTCTATGTAAATCCTCGtctccccagcaccatgccatggccccaaaagctgtcaaagatcccattaaaatcattctgtcagtcataaatctaaccattttgtatagtaaatatttactcgatgccttccatggctaacgaatatagcattagaattggaaaaaaaatattgacacatttctctgaagacgaagaattcctggagtCAAGGAAGATAAAGATTTTCAGAGTCttcactggagacaaaataatcctgtagcagttattgagaaacagttcaaggcctggcaaaaaacCAAAAGATTTCCAATTACTCCGTCTTTGGGAGGTCAGTTGGAAACGAAATAATACtgaagaaaaccgactcaaagatccagtgaagacaagaaaatcctgcagactttgggagctcaatcgaagatatTTACAACGATgattctgaaatggtctctctctctctctctctctctctctctctctctctctctctctctctctctctctctctctctctctaaagatccagtgaagacaaaaaaatcctgcagactttgtgagctcaatcgaagatgtctacaacaacgattctgaaatggtcgtctctctctctctctctctctctctctctctctcctctctctctctctctctccctctctctctctctctctctctctctctctctctcgcctttaggggatcagttagagacgaaataattctgaagcatttgagaaacggaccaagacctggcagaaaaccgacttaaagatccagtgaagacaaaaaaaatcctgcagactttgggagctcaatcgaagatgtccacaacacacacacacacacacacacacacacacgcacacgcacacgcacacacaaatacacacaaacacgaactctctctctctctctctctctctctctctctctctctctctctctctctctctctctctctctctctctctctgtatatatatatatatatatatatatatatatatatattatgttacatacaattatatatgtatgtatgtgtgtacagtatacacacacacacacatataaatatatatatatatatatatatatatatatatatatatatatatatagtatgcatgtatgtatatggttgtatatattcatatatatgtgcgtatgtgtatatatacttacacacaaaacacacacacacacacacacacacatatatatatatatatatatatatatatatatactgtatatatatatgtatatatatatatatatatatatactgtatatatatatatatatatatatatatatatacagtatatatatgtatatatatacatatatatatatgtatatatatatatatatatatatatgtaggtgtgtgtatatatatgtatatatgtatatatttatgtatatatatatgtataaatatatatatatatatatatatatatatatatatatatatatatataattatccatacaaatacatacatacttacaaataaatatacatatatatatatatatatatatatatatatgtgtgtgtgtatatttatatatatatatatttctgtatgtatgtatgtatacacacacatatatgtacacatatacctacttatctgggtgtatgtatgtacagtatatatccatatatattattatcattatcatgacctcctgagcctattgacgcaaaaggcctcagttagatttcgccagtcccttatatatatatatatatatatatatatatatatatatatatatatataaatatatataaataaatatatatatatatatatatatatatatatatatatatattcatatatatatatatatatatatacagaatatatatatatatatatatatatatatatatatatatatatatcagagtacatATCAGAATAGTACTTAGCTTGGGTAACTGTATAATAATCtgatataaattattaattcaCTATTAGTTTTTCAAACATTTTTGATTAGCTATTCGGTCtttgcatatggtatatatatatatatatatatatatatatatatatatatatatatatacatatatatatgtatatatatgtatatatattcgtatatatatatatatatatatatataaatatatatatatatatatatatatatatgtgtgtgtgtatgtatgtatgtatgtatggatgtatgtatgtatatatatatatatatatatatatatatattatatatatatatatatatatatagatagatatatatatatagatagatatatatagatatatatatatatatatatatatatatatatatatagatagatatatatatatatatatatatatatatatatatatatatatacatatatatatgtatatatatgtatatatattcgtatatatatatatataaatatatatatatatatatatatatatatatatatatatatgtgtgtgtatgtatgtatgtatggatgtatgtatgtatatatatatatatatatatatatatatatatatatatatatatatatatatatatatatatatatattatatatatatatatatatatatatatagatatatatatatatatatagatatatatatatagatatatatatatattatatatagatatatatatatatatatatatatatatagatatatatatatatatatagatatatatatatatatatatatatatatatatatagatatatatatatatatatatatatctatatatatatatatatatatatatatatatatatatatatatctatatctatctatctatctatctatatatatatatatatatatatatatatatatatatatatatatatatatatatatatctatatatatatatatatatatatatatatatatatatatatatatatatatatatatctatatctatctatttatctatctatctatatatatatatatatatatatatatatatatatatatacaaggtctatagatataagaggtcttctcaggccaccttagtgcgcaggtatcCGGATGGTAGTAGTTGggtcggtcagagcgatgacgtcactcagacttaaccgtggctgagtaagctgtggaacttccataagaaaataaaggaaccatgctttctgctttgtatttttcaatcttttctaagatttatattttattcttttaggataataaaagtaagattacaaacacataactttattacactcaaacaaccaaacaaatatctgatgatgtaaataactgaaatttgtcgagcaacagacagtttaaattcataaaataaataatgatatatacacaatatatatttcagttatgttctatatcacgttgcaagctttttcattttattctgcgcttttcttgatgaactaataatTCTATTTAacacacgaattctaaaaaatgtacgacatctaacaaaaaatttaatcatttcgtatggtaatgggatatcattgcttttaaaacactcgctaattaaatcagtcaatttatccgtcgctccttttccaggttttagatacttttccccatgatgacaaagaaacattttttccatcgtttttaaaattcaccaaaaattcttcgcttggttaaattagttttccatctcttgcacttatggcaccaatccacgtgccatctcccttcgtcgctgcagttccaaggaattcatattcaggaaacttacgagctatataaccacctacgcattgtaagcctccatcttccatcgctttccctaatgcttctttttcagtgtcaaattctacatattcatcattttgcaaatcattaacaaattcccctggcaaacaaaacagcattgccgatagactcagctctttttgaatagaagtttcttcatcgacaaaggatgcgctttgttcaacaggaaaactggaaaatgagtcTGACGTCATCATATCcctattgcaactttcaacgttgcagtttgatcctaacagtttgctgtcttttcctagaatgtgggctctgactGGGTGCTcaaatgcgacgggtgatgggtgttgatggcatgcacccatctgtcttatgcagccaaaaaagtgttcaagactatcttgatttagcctataagtaagaatatatgatgtatcaaatttagctttgaccattttcagcagcttcattagagaattgcacgatataattaagcctttttggaaaggataaagcctattgcttttaattacttttatttctttagatactcgaatcatatcttgcaacgttttattttgtaggtccagattcatcccataggctTCCTATCACGAgctactcgagaattgaataaatcgaaccaggtatctacaagatatataaactgagttgtggtttcccaatgcttatcttcaagcagatcTTTGTTAacgaagtactgaaggcatttatatgtagtttcggacagtaattgcactGCTAATTTAACATTCATacgttgcatacccataacattgatgtgcttttcagagagtttatgtgctgtccgtatATCACTttagtttttcataattaactccctgactgaaccactaagagcaaacctatctcccgacaatacaaatccatgatcaagaaaattattcctaatgagttttattaggtgcggtgcatcggcaaacacatgtatttctctgttatcatctaccgggttaacaaatgcagaattgtctatatcaatgcctaaggaattccacaaactgatatttgttgatcctaagtcactaaccatggctactacaggaaacccagctttctcaacccgaataatcaatttaaaaagatcttttttcatgttagtgtcgaaattgtaataaataatttgtttccaggaagtcgtaagtcctctgatcattgcacattgtactttggatttaggatcatacaaagtgtctGCGCCtctatcgtaactccaaatttgtgcaacactgcactcgtcaaatgaaattacacacagacgctcgtgttccagcattgactccgattttatttctaataagtggattaccgattccaaaatgccaggttctacaactatcttacttgaccagcgatataaagttgataaagaaggaaaaggtaatttccactcttctcttaaaaacttataagcttttggactcaaactgcgtaacgttaaggctttgctgatatcatcgtcttcccaagtattattattacttccagtgacaagacatgctacttgtttgggtgaaaagtatttctttaaattagcctttactacagcagttgctgatgcatacatctcattaaacttaacgtacatcgctgttttctctttttccccgttttccttttctttttcccacttgaccttattatccaaccatttagctttttcattttcccatttagccctttcaatagcaaaacagctttctttaacttcccactgctctttattacatttccactttacctcatattcttcccacttccgtttgatatcatctctctccttctccagctGCTCAATTATACggtgcaaatcttcaatcgtgggcaccgatttgactttttgtacaaaaaatcttccctgtttcgtcttgctcttgactaaggatttcatctacaagtcgtttttgtcctcttttttcggctcttaccatcctggacgtatctgattaaaatcaaaattgaattattaaaaagatggacttgtatagagaacaatgcgattagaattttctgacattattgaatatgtaaaaatcttaactaaaatttatgaatggtactttttcacagcgaaatggaataaaagaaaatctttttttttttttaactatatatgaggaaaacaactggttccgcgatttccagattactggtgaataataaagaggatatacaataattataatctgtgtaagttgattacagcgtcatttatatcttattgtttaaccaacaatacacgatactggtttcttaccttgtgatgcatgtgaatgtccagttgtaggtaaatgcatcgtcggtacagatcctttctttattctgatgagagatcgaggcactggttgattcagcaattcatacatcaaattcctttcaaatgcatcagcttcaaagtgtttactacatatctgagcgttttccccattaataagatctctcgtttgcacagctgaatccacgttttccttgtaatgatgtccttagggaatttatgaaaagtgagatccttactttttcctctatatgagaagcatccgaaaactgcacaattactgggcattttgttatatataaaacagctttgatcagcaaggcggaagtgtacaccacgtttgcttgtaaacaactgcccggtcaaggggtgatcgatctttggtatgcttgggtaaatctagtctatgaccttggccgcacctataggtcctgcctacgtcacagtctgtacctgcgcagaagactcatatttttggtcggggtttaGAAGACCTCCctagaccttgtgtatatatatatatatatatatatatatatatatatatatatatatatatatatatatatatatatatatatatatatatatatatatatatatatatattgctttctgagCGAAGATCCTATAACGTTGTGAAAGAGATTGTGTATCTCCTTGACCCacaaaactgtactataaaacatattaattctgttacatcctttaaattcgttggctcaaaagTACTGAAGTCATTTTAGAGAGTGATTACAGCCAGCGACtgactgtatgcaagatacagaatatgtattggaagaaccaaccacctcgttTGCTTCTTTGCCAAGgtctttcaatttttatttttttcatttgacgttttattataaatctaaattctgcttttcaacaaatttctagtttggtatattagttcatatatttattattagtcaaatatattgtttgatatgtCACTCTACGCAAGATAATTTGTTGTGGTAATACCCCAtggaatcaaaattgactggaagtgtctaaccaataggaggacagcttctaaacaccttagccaaataacgaaagtttaagccaatgagagactggcttgcAAAGGAGTTCTGTTGAagccctctgattggctgagggaaattccatggttttcagtgcatttccctacgagccttgATGGTgcgaaggtcagttgagtgttggttcctcattattgaattttaatttagatatacattaattggtaggattatacatCGCTGTTTTTGAATCTATAGAAAATGCAGGCATCTTATTTTTGATAAgatgacgttggtttgattaaaatgcaaaaaatatgatgaaaattggctaaaccccagacataattaaaaacctgtctgaagcctttgttcggcTGTGGACTAAAAACGTATGCAtttgtttgcttatatatatatatatatatatatatatatatatatatatatatatatatatatatatatatatatatatatatatatactgatctgtATTActtgtgtatttgatttatatattactgGTGTATTTATTTCTAATTGCATATATATTCAAGTTACATATTAACGATGTCATAAAAATTATTCCTGATGTAATTAAATtagtatattaatgtaattgaaattaatacGGATGACCTTCTTTTCTACGAGCGTAATATACACTTGTTTAAATTTTGCCGTATTTCACGAGCGTAATATACACTTGTGTAAATTTTGCCGTATTTCACGAACGTAATATACACTTGTTTAAATTTTGCCGTAAAGAAATACGGTAAAAGAAAATCCTGGTatgaatgttgccaggtatttaccgttttaaagacggattATTGACGTAAAGGCcaggtcacaccgcccgaacgttgctggagctcTCCTTGAACGGTAgagaggtggaccaaaccctcgaagaTTTAATTTAACCGTTtgtacgttcggtctttattagtcTGCTGAACGTAGctaatcctcgcatatttcctgagttttcttacacctctattatggaagttgctaatttatgtaataagggtattggtatacaggatgtcgaaaagcgtagcggagtgatattacagtcaccaacctgtaaaagataataaagtagggtaaaaattacggtcgctgtatcttaattaaaatttcgtttttttttttttaagtttactgaaaaaaaagcgacaaacttttcgacatcctgtataccaataccctcattgcataaattagcaacttccataatagaggtgtaagaaaactcaggaaatatgcgacgattggctacgttcagcagcctaataaagaccgaacgtacaAACGGTTAAATTAAATCTTCGAGGGTTTGGttcacctccctaccgttcaaggagtgctccagcaacgttcgggcggtgtgaccggccgttaaaggagagatattacagttaataacccgtaaaagataattacaaagtagggaaaaaattacagtcgcctgtactttaccgaaatacagatgagaacagtatattttttacggagaatttccgattaaaattacaatttttcaAGTGTAATATAATTAAGTCCTTATTAAACAGTTCGCTTATATTACTCTCATTAAGTAATTAGTTGagtgtgaatattatatattaaatcataaatatctaaataatttttgttaatttataggtataattgttattcattaatgattcatttagaggaagttttgaacatttaggccCATTTGTGGCTTTAtgatatcaattatttgaaaatctcgaaatctc encodes:
- the LOC137639569 gene encoding fibrinogen- and Ig-binding protein-like; its protein translation is MNFERSFRPRHLFSLEKAEDRNDQICDELFAKAYIEKELENARQEIRILEKRLERVAGDLETANEKLLEKSDLEEYVESADNEIRTLWAELDSVKAENKRLKTENVGQSAALESELNAAVEEVYRIGTKLDTVLDEKSKLKTELLIKKDVVCDLEMAEEELEKLWKEVAGVKAENRQLKRDLSEERTTRNALMKADEKNKILEEEIRNLTSVADEFAINKEKYQAMIERNMNLEMELNNKNYAITQLCKLESVVKGWIMGGYPTTKGAGRRALPPSSQIDLTFVSNIIVDRCTDNSLEFKLNNFNRFFQ